In Zingiber officinale cultivar Zhangliang chromosome 6A, Zo_v1.1, whole genome shotgun sequence, a single genomic region encodes these proteins:
- the LOC121996399 gene encoding probable xyloglucan endotransglucosylase/hydrolase protein 28, protein MAAALSFPFYFLLFLCSVLLPSHEAAFLPELPNLATISFEEGYTQLFGDSNLMLHGDGRTVHLSLDQRTGAGFASQDLYLHGFFSASIKLPSDYAAGVVVAFYMSNGDVFEKTHDELDFEFLGNIRGREWRVQTNVYGNGSTAIGREERYDLWFDPTEDYHQYSILWSHERIIFYIDGIPIREAVRTRGGQFPSKPMNLYATIWDGSIWATSGGRYKVNYKYAPYIAEFADLVLHGCSVDPTDDAPVCQGNDARVYDSIRMSPDQQATMSKYRAKHMTYSYCHDRVRYSTPPAECTLGHETKSFLPSGEAKFNYRRHRGKRYGHSSSLNSADL, encoded by the exons atggCCGCTGCTTTATCTTTTCCTTTCTACTTCCTCCTGTTTTTGTGTTCGGTTCTGCTCCCTTCCCATGAGGCTGCTTTCCTCCCGGAGTTGCCCAACCTCGCCACCATCTCCTTTGAGGAAGGCTACACCCAACTGTTCGGAGACTCCAACCTCATGCTTCACGGCGACGGCCGGACTGTCCACCTCTCCCTCGACCAGCGAACAG GTGCTGGATTTGCGTCGCAAGATCTCTACCTCCATGGATTCTTCAGTGCCTCCATTAAACTGCCCTCCGATTACGCGGCTGGAGTGGTGGTTGCTTTCTAC ATGTCAAATGGAGATGTATTCGAGAAGACCCATGATGAACTAGACTTTGAGTTCTTGGGGAACATAAGAGGGAGGGAATGGCGAGTGCAGACCAATGTCTACGGGAACGGGAGCACCGCGATCGGACGGGAAGAAAGATACGACCTCTGGTTCGATCCCACAGAGGACTACCACCAGTATTCCATCCTCTGGAGCCATGAGAGGATCAT ATTTTACATCGACGGCATTCCGATCAGAGAGGCGGTGAGGACTCGAGGCGGGCAGTTCCCTTCGAAGCCGATGAACCTCTATGCTACAATCTGGGATGGCTCTATCTGGGCTACTTCAGGCGGCCGCTACAAGGTCAACTACAAATATGCCCCGTACATAGCAGAATTCGCCGACCTTGTCCTCCACGGCTGCTCCGTCGACCCCACCGATGATGCACCAGTCTGCCAGGGAAATGATGCCCGAGTGTATGATTCCATCAGAATGTCACCCGATCAACAAGCAACGATGTCGAAGTACCGAGCGAAGCACATGACCTACTCCTACTGCCACGATCGCGTTAGGTACTCGACGCCGCCAGCTGAGTGCACTCTCGGCCATGAAACCAAGAGCTTCCTTCCGTCAGGTGAGGCAAAATTCAATTACCGCCGCCACCGTGGTAAGCGATATGGCCACAGCAGTTCTCTGAACTCTGCCGACCTCTGA